The following coding sequences lie in one Methanopyrus sp. SNP6 genomic window:
- a CDS encoding Ni/Fe hydrogenase subunit alpha produces MAEIKIHPLTRVEGHGEVIIEVENGEVADVKFAVLAVRGFEKFVQGRPAEDVPYIVSRICGICQTAHHLAACKAVDSCFDAEPPEGGHKIRWLMHIGNMIHSHALHFYFLAAPDYVVGPDADPLQRNVVKIVEDNPEVGKIAIELRRYGQDIVEATGGKAIHPVTGIPGGVSSPVDPESRDDLLSRAEEMIEMAYEGAKVGIEAIKETLEEYREKHDIDLLETLGNIETYHMGLVSDGDKHEFYDGEVRVVDPNGEEVTRFEPEEYQDVIAERTIEYSYVKHPYLKDVGYPDGIYRVGPGARLNVCSGMKTERAQELYEEYVGEFGECVNYSLTINWARLVELVAACEEAKMLLEDDVITDEDECKEDYEPKAGEGVGIVEAPRGTLIHHYVTDDEGRVKEANLIVATTHNVPAIELALKKTAKKLEDEIVELA; encoded by the coding sequence GTGGCCGAGATCAAGATTCATCCCCTGACCAGGGTAGAAGGGCACGGTGAAGTTATCATCGAGGTCGAGAACGGCGAGGTGGCAGATGTTAAGTTCGCTGTCCTCGCAGTCCGAGGGTTCGAAAAGTTCGTCCAAGGCCGCCCCGCGGAGGACGTTCCCTACATCGTGTCCAGGATCTGCGGTATCTGCCAGACAGCCCACCACTTAGCGGCCTGCAAGGCCGTGGACTCATGCTTCGACGCCGAGCCACCCGAAGGAGGGCACAAGATTCGGTGGCTGATGCACATCGGGAACATGATCCACAGTCACGCGCTTCACTTCTACTTCCTGGCGGCACCAGACTACGTAGTTGGACCGGACGCGGATCCGCTCCAGCGTAACGTGGTGAAAATCGTCGAAGACAACCCGGAGGTCGGGAAAATAGCAATCGAACTGCGTCGCTACGGCCAGGATATCGTGGAGGCTACAGGAGGTAAAGCCATACACCCCGTAACAGGGATTCCGGGCGGCGTCTCCTCCCCAGTAGATCCGGAGTCACGTGATGACTTACTCAGTCGTGCCGAAGAGATGATCGAGATGGCGTACGAGGGCGCCAAGGTCGGCATCGAAGCGATCAAAGAGACGCTGGAGGAGTACCGGGAGAAGCATGACATCGATCTGCTCGAGACTCTCGGGAACATCGAGACTTATCACATGGGTCTCGTCTCAGACGGTGACAAGCACGAGTTCTACGACGGCGAAGTGAGGGTAGTGGATCCGAACGGGGAAGAAGTCACTCGCTTCGAACCGGAGGAGTACCAGGACGTGATCGCGGAGCGCACGATCGAGTACTCTTACGTCAAACACCCGTACCTAAAGGACGTCGGGTACCCCGACGGCATTTACAGGGTAGGACCGGGTGCACGACTCAACGTCTGCTCGGGGATGAAGACTGAGCGCGCCCAAGAGCTCTACGAAGAATACGTCGGCGAGTTCGGGGAGTGTGTGAACTACTCTCTCACCATCAACTGGGCCCGGCTCGTGGAACTAGTGGCAGCATGCGAGGAGGCCAAGATGCTTCTCGAAGACGATGTGATCACCGATGAGGACGAGTGTAAGGAGGACTACGAGCCTAAGGCAGGAGAAGGAGTCGGTATCGTCGAGGCGCCACGTGGTACGCTCATCCATCACTACGTGACCGACGACGAGGGTCGCGTGAAGGAGGCCAACCTGATAGTCGCTACCACTCACAACGTCCCTGCGATCGAGCTCGCATTGAAGAAGACCGCGAAAAAGTTAGAAGATGAAATCGTGGAACTAGCTTAG
- a CDS encoding F420-nonreducing hydrogenase, with protein MSKATIATAQLSSCVGCHVSLLDLHERLLDLLEDAIEIDYCYVLVDQKEIPEHVDVAVIEGSIRNEEDLEVAEELREAANIVVAVGTCACYGGVHGLANLYHIDDVLEWVFKETPTTDDEGETPEEVVPEIFDYVRPLPEVIDVDYMLPGCPPKPESIAEVITAIIEDRQPKLPTTNLCEECPREKEDIPIEDIKFRTGQGRPDPDKCLLEQGYPCMGPATVAGCEAACPSRGLPCRGCNGPTKQALDQGAASLDAIASVSFETGVDVEEILKGLVDLPGKLYMFSMAASLLKGHRDVIFGSKGE; from the coding sequence ATGAGCAAGGCGACGATCGCGACGGCTCAACTCTCCTCCTGCGTCGGGTGTCACGTGTCACTGCTCGACCTCCACGAGAGGTTACTCGATCTCCTAGAGGATGCCATCGAGATCGATTACTGCTACGTACTAGTAGACCAGAAGGAGATTCCGGAGCACGTGGACGTGGCGGTGATCGAGGGAAGCATCCGGAACGAGGAGGATCTCGAGGTCGCGGAAGAACTCCGTGAGGCCGCTAACATCGTCGTCGCCGTGGGGACATGTGCCTGCTACGGTGGAGTCCACGGGTTGGCCAACCTGTACCACATAGACGACGTCCTCGAGTGGGTTTTCAAGGAGACCCCGACCACCGACGACGAAGGCGAGACTCCGGAGGAGGTCGTTCCGGAGATCTTCGACTACGTGCGTCCGCTGCCCGAGGTAATCGACGTCGACTACATGCTGCCGGGCTGCCCTCCCAAGCCGGAGAGCATTGCCGAAGTCATCACCGCCATCATCGAGGACCGGCAGCCCAAACTCCCGACGACGAACCTGTGCGAGGAATGTCCCCGCGAGAAGGAGGACATCCCGATCGAGGATATCAAGTTCCGCACCGGTCAGGGCCGACCCGACCCGGACAAGTGCCTGCTCGAACAGGGCTATCCGTGTATGGGACCGGCCACGGTCGCCGGATGTGAAGCGGCCTGTCCGTCCCGAGGACTACCGTGCCGTGGGTGTAACGGACCGACGAAGCAGGCACTGGATCAGGGTGCGGCGTCCCTCGATGCGATCGCTTCGGTGTCTTTCGAGACCGGCGTCGACGTCGAGGAGATTTTGAAGGGACTCGTCGACCTACCCGGGAAGCTCTACATGTTCTCCATGGCTGCGTCTCTACTGAAGGGTCATCGTGACGTGATCTTCGGTTCGAAGGGGGAGTAA
- a CDS encoding energy-coupling factor ABC transporter permease: protein MPDGLIPLWWCAVFYAMAAIPVGLGALRTRSEGRKTILVGLLASLSFVFMQVPIGHAHVNLTGLIGILLGPWSSAVAVFIVNLACALMGHGGITIVGLNTLINWGEAAGVWAFYRLLRKRLNYGDAAGIATFSVLATSSVIPSFVIAWVTDKPVLPFILTLTTAWIVTAVIEAVITASVVKTLAQMKPDWVRDL, encoded by the coding sequence ATACCTGATGGGCTGATACCGTTGTGGTGGTGCGCCGTATTTTACGCTATGGCGGCCATACCGGTAGGTTTAGGGGCGCTGAGAACTCGATCCGAGGGCCGTAAAACCATTCTAGTCGGACTGCTGGCGAGTTTGTCGTTCGTGTTCATGCAAGTGCCGATAGGTCACGCTCATGTGAACTTAACTGGACTAATCGGAATTCTGCTGGGGCCTTGGAGTTCCGCCGTGGCCGTTTTCATTGTCAACTTAGCGTGTGCCCTAATGGGACACGGAGGAATAACCATTGTCGGGCTGAACACCCTAATCAACTGGGGAGAAGCGGCCGGCGTGTGGGCGTTTTACAGGCTTCTCAGGAAGAGACTGAACTACGGTGACGCCGCGGGGATTGCCACGTTCTCCGTCCTAGCCACATCGTCGGTGATTCCATCGTTTGTCATAGCTTGGGTCACTGATAAACCCGTACTTCCGTTCATCCTCACACTGACTACGGCTTGGATAGTTACGGCGGTTATCGAAGCCGTAATTACGGCATCGGTAGTTAAGACTCTCGCACAAATGAAACCGGACTGGGTGAGAGATTTGTGA
- a CDS encoding CbiQ family ECF transporter T component yields the protein MKFTEALEWSLTAETVLHRIHPWSKLVGLMTTIFASMLLYDPLGIAVLSVPYLIGCLLARIPVRILARLSVPSLAFLGAVLLLMLPSGVPGREVLLYAVRGATDLLAILVTTLTTPFNALWSALVVVFPPTLAETGLIFHRSVYRALEELEGTLNAIRIRGWRLKSINVLGAVIATLLIRSHQSAELVQVSVEVRGAKGRVRPLKKFEFMRVDFGWLAMVFCSVVLSGVI from the coding sequence GTGAAGTTCACCGAAGCGTTGGAGTGGTCGCTGACGGCTGAGACCGTGCTCCACCGTATACACCCATGGTCGAAGTTGGTCGGGCTAATGACGACGATTTTCGCCTCGATGTTATTGTACGATCCCTTGGGTATCGCCGTCCTCTCCGTGCCTTATCTGATCGGGTGCCTCCTAGCCCGAATTCCCGTCCGTATCCTGGCGCGGCTGTCGGTACCCTCGCTAGCGTTCCTAGGCGCCGTCCTACTCTTAATGCTGCCCTCAGGCGTTCCCGGCCGTGAAGTGTTATTATACGCGGTTCGCGGTGCAACAGACTTGCTAGCCATACTTGTGACTACACTCACGACACCATTCAACGCGCTGTGGTCGGCTCTCGTTGTGGTGTTCCCACCCACACTGGCGGAAACAGGTCTCATCTTCCATCGCTCGGTGTACCGGGCGCTCGAAGAGTTAGAAGGCACGTTGAACGCGATCCGAATCCGAGGGTGGAGGCTCAAGTCTATCAACGTACTGGGGGCCGTTATCGCGACCCTCTTGATTCGAAGCCACCAGAGCGCAGAACTCGTGCAGGTGAGCGTAGAGGTACGCGGAGCGAAGGGCAGGGTGCGACCGTTGAAAAAATTCGAGTTCATGCGGGTAGACTTCGGATGGTTAGCCATGGTGTTTTGCTCCGTGGTACTATCGGGGGTGATCTGA
- a CDS encoding energy-coupling factor ABC transporter ATP-binding protein gives MSLRVKEGESVVVLGPNGSGKTTLLHHILGLLTPTEGHIRVLGHDLPDGVREVRKRIGVVFQDVDDQLIMPTVLEDVAFGLVNRGMSREEAFERAREILERLGIEDLEDRPPQFLSGGQKRLVALAGAVAPEPDLLILDEPTSGLDFRATRLFVRLIKELKEELGFTMILTTFDVDIAVALAERVVMIREGKTVAEGSPEDLLTDVDLIKESGLKPPEHVELLRKLGIEDPPLDISEAEELLVTMLGEKSRGNP, from the coding sequence TTGAGTTTACGAGTGAAAGAAGGTGAATCCGTGGTTGTACTCGGACCGAACGGTTCCGGGAAGACGACTTTACTGCACCATATTCTCGGTTTATTAACTCCCACCGAGGGACACATCCGGGTCCTAGGTCACGACCTGCCTGACGGGGTACGGGAAGTTCGAAAACGTATAGGAGTGGTCTTCCAGGACGTCGACGACCAGCTCATCATGCCGACAGTGCTAGAAGACGTAGCCTTCGGGCTAGTAAACCGCGGCATGTCGCGCGAAGAAGCGTTCGAGCGAGCCCGTGAGATCCTGGAACGGTTAGGCATTGAAGATCTGGAGGATCGGCCGCCGCAGTTCCTCAGCGGCGGACAGAAAAGGTTGGTAGCTTTGGCGGGAGCCGTAGCTCCGGAGCCTGACCTCCTGATTCTCGACGAACCCACCTCAGGACTCGACTTCCGCGCCACCAGACTATTCGTGCGACTCATCAAAGAGCTCAAGGAGGAGCTGGGGTTCACGATGATACTGACGACATTCGATGTAGACATCGCGGTGGCGTTGGCGGAGCGCGTCGTGATGATCCGAGAGGGGAAGACCGTAGCCGAAGGGTCTCCAGAAGATCTCCTCACGGACGTCGACCTGATAAAGGAATCCGGACTGAAACCACCAGAGCACGTGGAACTGCTCCGAAAGCTAGGGATCGAGGATCCGCCGCTCGACATAAGCGAGGCGGAGGAGCTCCTAGTGACCATGCTGGGGGAGAAGAGCCGTGGAAATCCGTAA
- a CDS encoding creatininase family protein: MEIRKLRHPEVDLEGEVVLLPLGSTEQHGLHLPLGTDHLVAEALCREVSKRTGAPWYPVIPYGVSRHHMGFPGTVSLRTETMVALLTDVHRSFLHHGAAATLAVNGHGGNEAALGTVAEEEERFHWISWWKLVPTDELETDWGGHADELETSVMMYLYPELVGEERKVDGRPTKPWEFPDYHEISETGTKGDPRPATADKGKRIFKTVVEQLAEIVEELREMYG, translated from the coding sequence GTGGAAATCCGTAAGCTACGGCACCCCGAGGTCGACCTGGAGGGTGAAGTGGTCCTGTTGCCTCTCGGGAGCACCGAGCAACACGGTCTACACCTACCCTTGGGCACCGACCATCTCGTCGCGGAGGCGCTCTGCCGAGAGGTGTCGAAGCGGACCGGAGCACCGTGGTATCCGGTTATACCCTACGGTGTATCGCGCCACCACATGGGGTTCCCGGGCACGGTATCACTGAGAACGGAGACCATGGTCGCCCTGCTCACGGACGTACACAGGTCGTTCCTGCATCACGGAGCCGCGGCCACCTTAGCCGTCAACGGACACGGGGGAAACGAAGCCGCGCTAGGTACCGTCGCAGAAGAGGAAGAGCGGTTTCATTGGATCAGTTGGTGGAAGTTAGTCCCGACCGATGAACTCGAAACCGACTGGGGAGGTCATGCGGACGAGCTGGAGACCTCGGTGATGATGTACTTGTACCCGGAGCTGGTTGGGGAGGAGCGTAAAGTCGACGGGAGACCGACGAAGCCTTGGGAGTTCCCGGACTATCACGAGATCTCGGAAACTGGAACGAAGGGAGACCCACGCCCCGCTACGGCGGACAAGGGGAAGAGAATCTTCAAGACTGTCGTCGAGCAGCTGGCAGAGATAGTGGAGGAACTGAGGGAAATGTACGGATGA
- the rnhB gene encoding ribonuclease HII encodes MSGVMGIDEAGRGPVFGPMVVTGVLAPERELGLGARDSKELTRSARRRLIRALMSDERLRVDLRIVWPWEIDEEGVVKAEFEAIGELVRRAMPDEVILDKPGNYSSERLRRELDLPEEINLIAEERADAKYEVVSAASIVAKTYRDWIVRLLELEYGEVGSGYPSDPRTVDRLRRELRRGGELLKYFRRSWETYKRVESEVKQRKLEDFF; translated from the coding sequence ATGAGCGGTGTAATGGGTATCGACGAGGCCGGACGTGGACCCGTGTTCGGTCCTATGGTCGTGACCGGTGTACTGGCTCCGGAGCGAGAGCTCGGCCTAGGCGCGAGAGATTCGAAGGAACTCACACGGAGTGCGCGTCGTAGACTGATCCGTGCGTTGATGTCGGATGAACGATTAAGGGTGGACCTGAGGATAGTATGGCCGTGGGAGATAGACGAAGAAGGCGTGGTGAAGGCGGAGTTCGAAGCTATCGGGGAGCTAGTACGCCGTGCTATGCCTGACGAGGTGATCCTGGACAAACCCGGGAACTACTCATCAGAGCGACTACGAAGGGAGCTCGACTTGCCCGAAGAAATCAACCTAATCGCCGAAGAGCGTGCGGATGCGAAGTACGAAGTAGTTTCAGCGGCCTCGATCGTAGCCAAGACGTACCGCGACTGGATAGTAAGGCTCCTGGAGCTGGAGTACGGAGAGGTCGGGTCTGGGTACCCTTCGGATCCCCGTACCGTGGATCGCCTTCGTCGGGAACTACGTCGGGGTGGCGAGTTGCTGAAGTACTTCAGGCGGTCGTGGGAGACGTACAAGCGCGTTGAGAGCGAAGTGAAGCAGCGAAAGCTCGAGGACTTCTTCTGA
- a CDS encoding radical SAM protein: protein MRLRIAGLRPVSCSDGLPGEVCAVLWTQGCPLRCPWCHNPETRDPNGGKKADVKTILRDVEKYAVYLDALIVSGGEPLLQPYEELKALARGARDLGLNVVLDTSGFPPDRLGRVISSFDRVALDLKAPLHGDEYIEATGGGMTASDFLKAARIVRRRCDLELRITVHPWLDDVPKVVEAVRKASPDVVVVQRYVGDKEVEIDPEELAEKLRESCENVVVRV from the coding sequence TTGAGACTGCGAATAGCAGGCCTGAGACCCGTGAGCTGCTCCGATGGTTTACCGGGTGAGGTGTGTGCAGTCCTTTGGACTCAAGGGTGTCCGTTACGATGCCCATGGTGCCACAACCCGGAGACCCGAGATCCGAATGGGGGAAAGAAGGCCGATGTTAAGACCATCCTACGAGACGTGGAGAAGTACGCTGTTTACCTTGATGCACTGATAGTGAGCGGAGGGGAACCACTCCTGCAACCGTACGAGGAGCTGAAAGCGCTGGCACGTGGTGCTCGGGACTTGGGTCTCAATGTCGTCCTAGATACCTCCGGGTTCCCCCCGGATCGCCTCGGGAGAGTCATCTCAAGCTTCGATAGAGTGGCACTGGACCTGAAAGCGCCTCTGCACGGTGATGAGTACATAGAAGCGACTGGCGGCGGCATGACGGCTTCAGACTTCCTGAAAGCGGCCCGGATAGTACGCCGGCGATGTGACCTGGAACTGAGGATCACGGTGCATCCATGGCTTGACGACGTACCGAAGGTCGTGGAGGCCGTCCGGAAGGCGTCCCCCGACGTTGTGGTCGTTCAGCGATACGTCGGGGACAAGGAGGTCGAGATCGACCCCGAAGAACTCGCCGAGAAGCTCCGAGAGAGTTGTGAGAACGTCGTGGTACGGGTGTGA
- the tgtA gene encoding tRNA guanosine(15) transglycosylase TgtA — protein sequence MNVTFEVKDRDVAGRLGRFEVNGRRLKTPALLPVVNPNKPTLEPREISKLGFDGVITNAYIIRKHEHLREKALEKGVHGLLGFDGFVMTDSGSFQLAEYGDVEVSNEEIVRFQAKIGSDVGTILDVPTPPDAPRSRVERDLETTLKRAREAVELDERPPLAFTVQGSTYEDLRRLCAEKLAELPAAVYPVGGVVPLLEEYRFVDVVRVVLAAKSSLPPHRPVHLFGCGHPLAIPLAVAMGCDLFDSASYAIYARSDRYMSILGTLKLEELETFPCSCPVCTRHDPDDVREMKPRERTRVLATHNLYELRRVIETTRQAIVSGELWELAESVCRAHPRAWAGMVELARRGGELERWCPAVKRSVFVCDEVSKGRPELWLYRQRLRDRFGELSGRKVVKGISRPYAEIVEWLEPWELAFADEWLGVVPGELSWSYPCHCLVEPNGDDEGEDRRRGEEGRRR from the coding sequence TTGAACGTCACATTCGAAGTTAAGGATCGAGACGTGGCAGGCCGGCTCGGGCGTTTTGAGGTCAATGGCAGGAGACTGAAGACGCCCGCCCTGCTGCCCGTAGTTAACCCTAACAAACCCACCTTGGAACCACGAGAGATCTCCAAGTTAGGTTTCGACGGTGTGATCACGAACGCCTACATTATCCGGAAGCACGAGCACCTACGCGAGAAGGCGCTCGAAAAAGGCGTCCACGGACTCCTCGGGTTCGACGGGTTCGTGATGACGGATTCTGGCTCGTTCCAGCTGGCGGAGTACGGCGATGTCGAAGTATCCAACGAGGAGATCGTGAGGTTCCAAGCGAAGATCGGGTCAGATGTGGGCACTATCCTCGACGTGCCGACTCCACCCGACGCCCCGAGGTCCCGAGTCGAACGTGATCTCGAAACCACACTGAAAAGGGCCCGCGAAGCGGTGGAGCTCGACGAGCGCCCTCCGTTAGCCTTCACCGTCCAAGGGTCCACATACGAAGACCTTAGGAGACTGTGCGCGGAAAAACTGGCGGAGCTGCCGGCGGCGGTGTATCCAGTTGGAGGCGTTGTACCGCTGCTGGAGGAGTACAGGTTCGTGGACGTGGTACGAGTGGTCCTGGCCGCGAAGTCCTCGCTGCCTCCACATCGTCCTGTACATCTCTTCGGTTGCGGTCATCCGCTGGCGATTCCACTAGCCGTCGCGATGGGGTGCGATCTGTTCGACTCCGCATCTTACGCTATTTACGCCAGATCGGATCGGTACATGTCCATCCTAGGCACCCTGAAGTTAGAGGAGCTGGAGACCTTCCCGTGTTCCTGCCCAGTGTGTACGCGACACGATCCGGACGACGTCCGCGAGATGAAACCGCGAGAGCGTACCCGGGTGTTGGCTACGCATAACCTCTACGAGCTGCGTAGGGTGATAGAGACCACTAGGCAGGCTATAGTGTCGGGAGAGCTATGGGAGCTGGCCGAATCGGTATGTCGAGCACATCCGCGTGCCTGGGCGGGGATGGTGGAGCTGGCGCGACGTGGAGGAGAGCTGGAACGATGGTGCCCGGCCGTAAAGCGTAGCGTGTTCGTATGCGATGAAGTCTCGAAGGGACGTCCCGAGCTATGGCTCTACCGTCAACGGCTCCGAGACAGGTTCGGTGAGCTCTCTGGGCGTAAAGTGGTGAAAGGGATAAGCAGACCCTACGCGGAAATCGTCGAGTGGTTAGAACCATGGGAGCTGGCGTTCGCCGACGAGTGGCTAGGGGTGGTACCTGGAGAACTGTCATGGTCGTACCCTTGTCACTGTCTCGTGGAGCCTAACGGGGATGATGAAGGTGAGGACCGACGGAGGGGTGAAGAGGGTCGCAGGCGCTGA
- the ppcA gene encoding phosphoenolpyruvate carboxylase, with protein MIREVEKVREARIARTLATQHPDATKFVRVQEEPEEAVECLAEFDAEEYMVDFEGKLTPYLQPIQVLMELHDAGVRVGEERFVIVRVPSATKENVLRQVQALLGVMEANSELLKEDPDARGIFEVVHPMTSSPEELVETVDRISYARRFASRELDVPLKAGNLRIIPLIEEVPELLDIRNILTGYVEGMREIGMDVSYLRVFIGRSDPALSYGHLPAVLACKLAIFEVYELSDELGVPMAPILGGGCLPFRGHIRPGMEDEFVEEYAGTATYTVQSGFRYDHDREKAVASIRRINELAANDPLQLSGDDIEYLVLATAIFVKHYLSVFFRCIGTLNIVADMIPNTRDRLARKGPVGYARDIPEPDRVGVQCKSLGDVGRKLYRELRRMRVEKLPELPRAIKFTGACYTVGMPPELIGTGRGLAEIEERLGEDALDAVISRLYPMLREDLQFAVEYTFLETAGSVLPSSGVAMVNTDLEYCVEYLDLEPPSDFEYQNLVHTLEPYLRYVVSEGGVEEVNPFVRDLLLEMGRMRGSLG; from the coding sequence GTGATCAGGGAAGTGGAGAAAGTCCGAGAAGCTCGAATTGCACGGACGCTAGCCACCCAGCACCCTGACGCAACGAAGTTCGTGAGGGTGCAGGAGGAGCCTGAAGAGGCCGTAGAGTGTCTGGCCGAGTTCGACGCGGAGGAATACATGGTAGACTTCGAGGGCAAGCTAACGCCGTACCTGCAGCCCATTCAGGTCCTCATGGAACTGCACGACGCCGGCGTTCGGGTGGGAGAGGAACGTTTCGTAATCGTTAGGGTACCTAGCGCGACGAAGGAGAACGTACTGCGCCAAGTTCAGGCTCTGCTAGGTGTAATGGAAGCCAACTCGGAGCTGCTCAAGGAGGACCCAGACGCCCGCGGGATCTTCGAGGTAGTACACCCTATGACGTCCTCGCCCGAAGAGCTAGTGGAAACAGTGGATAGAATCTCCTACGCGCGTAGGTTCGCATCCCGTGAGCTAGACGTACCACTTAAGGCGGGAAACCTCCGAATCATCCCACTTATTGAGGAGGTTCCAGAACTACTCGACATTCGCAACATCCTAACGGGCTACGTGGAAGGAATGCGTGAGATCGGGATGGACGTCAGCTACCTCAGGGTGTTCATCGGACGCTCCGACCCCGCGCTATCCTACGGACATCTCCCGGCGGTCCTCGCTTGCAAACTGGCTATCTTCGAAGTGTACGAGCTGTCGGACGAACTAGGTGTCCCGATGGCGCCTATCTTAGGAGGCGGGTGTCTACCGTTCCGCGGCCATATTAGACCGGGAATGGAAGACGAGTTCGTAGAGGAGTACGCGGGCACCGCCACGTACACCGTACAATCCGGATTCCGATACGATCACGATCGGGAAAAGGCCGTTGCATCTATCCGCCGGATTAACGAGCTCGCCGCGAACGACCCACTCCAACTCTCCGGGGACGACATCGAGTACCTAGTCTTAGCCACCGCGATCTTCGTGAAGCACTACCTCAGCGTGTTTTTCCGCTGCATAGGTACGCTGAACATAGTCGCAGATATGATCCCCAACACGAGGGACCGATTAGCACGAAAGGGACCCGTAGGGTACGCGCGGGACATTCCCGAACCTGACCGTGTCGGGGTACAGTGTAAGAGCCTTGGGGATGTGGGTCGTAAGTTATACCGCGAACTGCGCCGAATGAGAGTCGAGAAGCTGCCTGAACTGCCACGCGCGATCAAATTCACGGGAGCCTGCTACACCGTCGGGATGCCACCGGAGCTCATCGGAACAGGAAGAGGGCTCGCGGAGATCGAGGAGCGGCTAGGTGAAGACGCCCTGGACGCGGTGATCTCACGATTGTATCCCATGCTACGCGAGGATTTGCAGTTCGCGGTGGAGTACACATTCCTCGAGACAGCCGGATCCGTCCTACCGTCGTCCGGAGTGGCGATGGTTAACACCGACCTGGAGTACTGCGTTGAGTATCTCGACCTGGAACCCCCATCCGATTTCGAGTACCAGAATCTGGTACACACGTTGGAACCGTACCTCAGGTACGTAGTCTCGGAGGGCGGTGTAGAGGAAGTCAACCCGTTCGTGAGGGACCTCTTACTCGAGATGGGACGGATGCGTGGATCACTCGGATGA